In Solanum pennellii chromosome 3, SPENNV200, a single window of DNA contains:
- the LOC107014006 gene encoding probable NAD(P)H dehydrogenase (quinone) FQR1-like 2 encodes MGKGGGCVSSKNKTSKSSNSKKNSINTPSSSTKNLKIFIVFYSMYGHVESLARRIKKGIETVEGVEGILYRAPETISEDVLLKIQAPLKDDTIPVISSPEDLVDADGFLFGFPTRFGCMAGQMKALFDSTGNLWKEQKLAGKPAGFFVSSGSQGGGQETTAWTAITQLAHHGMLFVPIGYTFGAGMFDMDTVRGGSPYGAGVFAGDGSREATEGELALAEYQGKYMATFVKKLVHG; translated from the exons aTGGGAAAAGGTGGTGGATGTGTTTCTAGCAAAAACAAAACTTCCAAAtcttcaaattctaaaaaaaattccatcaaTACTCCTTCATCATCAACCAAAAACCTTAAAATATTTATCGTATTTTATTCGATGTATGGACACGTGGAGAGCTTAGCAAGAAGGATTAAGAAAGGAATAGAAACTGTGGAAGGTGTGGAAGGGATACTGTATAGAGCACCTGAAACGATATCGGAAGATGTCCTTCTGAAAATTCAGGCCCCACTTAAAGATGACACGATTCCCGTAATATCATCACCAGAAGATCTTGTTGATGCTGATGGGTTCTTGTTTGGGTTTCCCACCAG GTTTGGTTGCATGGCGGGTCAGATGAAGGCATTGTTTGATTCAACTGGGAATTTGTGGAAGGAGCAAAAGCTTGCTGGAAAGCCTGCTGGTTTTTTTGTGAGTAGTGGTAGTCAAGGAGGTGGACAAGAGACCACCGC TTGGACAGCAATAACTCAACTAGCACACCATGGAATGCTCTTTGTTCCAATTGGCTACACTTTTGGAGCCGGCATGTTCGACATGGACACGGTCCGAGGAGGTTCACCGTATGGGGCCGGGGTCTTCGCTGGAGATGGTTCGAGAGAAGCTACCGAAGGAGAGTTAGCGCTCGCAGAATATCAAGGCAAATATATGGCTACATTTGTTAAGAAATTGGTTCATGGTTGA